The genomic DNA ATGCCCGTGGAACCCGCTCGCCATGAACTTGTCTAGGTTTTTCTTTTCGATAAAAAAAATGTGCTTGCCCCACTGGGATATCGACCAAGAGTTTTGCACAACCGTGCCACCAATGAAGCGTCTCGCCCAGGTCAGCGCCTCGCACGCCTCCGCTTCGGACGACAAGCCCGGATAATATCAGTCATTGCGCTTCGGACGAGCTCTCACACGGCCATATAGAGGCGGGCAGAGAGGTAGCAAACGGATACGTTACCTCGCGCGCGACTagatggccatggcgcggcTCGCCGGCGATCAACAGATAGCCCGTATCATCGGCGGATGAAGGTCCCTGGAGATGGCAGCGCTGCGCGTGATTGGCGGAGCGTcacgggcggtggtggtgcaatTCCGGTACGTatctggccgaggcgcaggggACGGGAGACATGAACCCCACCCCGCGAAGTCCAGGGCGGTGACATCAGCATTGGATCGGCCCTGATCCGCCATCTGTCCACTAAAAGTTGATGACTGATGCCTCGGATCTGCCGCGCGCCCACCGCCGGGGAccgacatcatcaccaccaccaccactttCCCCCACGAAGCAAGCAGCATCAGCCACTTCCATCCCATCTAGCgccccgtcggcgcctcAACGTTGCCGCGGCTCCGTTCGGTTGCACCACAGCCAAGGCACCGCACCACAGGGTACCATACCTGTAGTGCAGTATACCTCGTCAACGCTGTTACGTCTCTTCCtgcgcgctcctcgacgtcttcgACTTCTTGCCTACGATCACCGTATCTtgtcccgccgcccgcccctggGCCATCTGCCCGTCCAGAATGGGCCTGTGAGCTCGTCTTCCCCGCCCACCGACCGAACTCTCCGACCCTGCagcccctcgtcgttgcagcagcgacgaagacgacgacgacaaagagaTGGCATCGCAGGTACCGACAACGCTCGCCGATGCgccagcgctgccgcccggcgccgtgcaggccctcgccaCGCCGCGACCTCccgacgcgccgcggcgatgcTTCATCTGCCTGACCGACGAGGAACCCTCGGACCCCCCCGGCTCCTGGGTCGACCCGTGTCCCTGCACGCTCGAGGCGCACCAGGACTGCATGCTCTCGTGGGTCACCGACTGTGAGCGCTCCAACAAGCCGCTGCAGTGCCCCGTCTGCAAGTCCGCCATTGAGCTCGAGGGGCCCTgggacctcgtcgtcgcagcctccgacgccgtccagcgccgcTTCACCCGCGCCAGCCCCTTCCTGCTCTTCACCGGCGTCTCCATGGGCGTCCAGTTCAGTCTGCAGATGtacggcgccctcgccctgtGGACCTTTGCCGGCAAGGACAGCCTCATGCGCTTCATGCTCGGGCCCGATATGATTATTGACGGTCGCACATCGGGCAATGCCCGTTTCATCAAGGAGCGCATATGGAACGCCCTCGTCATGATGAACATAGCCCCCACCCTGCTCTTTTCCAAGCTGCTCCCCGGCCTGAGCAACAAGATCTTCCTTCCAGCTGCTTCCCTGGTGAGTCCAACCTCTTCCCGCTGTCTTGTATCGAGAGGATACTCCAAGCTGACTCTTGTTCTCTAGTACGGCATGTATCATGTCATGCACGAAGACGACTTCATgacatggccgccctcgccgcagctcgccgtggccatATTCCCATATATCCGCTCCGTCTACTTCAACTTGTGGAAGGAGTTTGTACTGCCGTACGAGACGAAGCTTAATaggcagctcctcggcttGCCTCCGCTCCAGGAAGGACAAAATCTGCCCCAGGGCCAGAACCCCGAccagcaggccgccaacAACCGGCAGCGCAACGCGCAGGACCGCAACGCCGATGGGGGCCTAGTTGGCCTCCTGCAGGCTGTCCTCGACGCTCTAGATCCCGATGACGAGCCAGAGCACCTGGCAGGCGCCAACGACATCAACCGCATCGAAGCTTTGCATGAGGGCGTTGACGCGCTCGATGACGAGCAAGGGGGCGAGATCATGGTCGAGTTGCGGATCGAAGAGGTTGAGCTGGACGAGAACGGCGACCCGCTGGTgcaggagctgccgccgcatccgTTCGAAGACGAAGAGCCTGAGCCTCACCCGGGCGCCTGGGGCGAAGACGCTCCGCTTCATGCCGAGCATGAACAGGCCGAGCCGGCAgccttgggcggcgcccaagacGACCAGGATCAGGACCAGGGCGGTCACGAGGTGCcccaaccgccgccacgcaggATGGGTCTCTCCGCCCTTCTGTCCAGCGTGTccaacgccatcgtcggcgcgctcATAATGCCGGGCATCTCATACGCCATGGGCGAGGCGCTACGTCTCGTGCTGCCCAAGGCGTGGACGAGCGTGGGCCCGCGCAACCCGTGGTCGCGGTACGGCATggtgggccggccgggcctgctgcagcagcaatggGGACGAAGCCTGGTGGGCGGGTGTCTCTACGTCGTGCTCAAGGATGCGGTGCGCGTGTACACAAAGTCGCGCCgggtggcggccatgggaAACCGCCGGGTGAAGAATGTCGACCGCCGACGGAGGGACAAGTGAGGCGGCTGCGAAACTTGTTCTCCTTTATCAGGCTGAGGGCCTTGTATGTATCGATATCGAAAACGTGGTCCGCGTGACGCAGTCTGGGGGGCATCATTTGCTTGGTCATAGAAGGGCGAGCACAACACATGGGCAGAGCGAGTTTTATATACTACAAGTGCGACAACGTTCACCTTGATGGGCAGCTAGTCCCTGTGCGGCCGCGGCACTAGGCTGTATAGGAGGACTCTACGCTGAAGCTCTACGAGTCGCATGTGGCCATCGGCATAACTAGCCGCCGCGAGCCTTGACCTACAAGCACATACGTCGACTCTGGCCCGCCGATCATCGGCGGTCCGGGATTGATTCGTGCGGGCCAGGTGAAGATGTGATGATAGATAACACCCCCTTCCTGTACGAATTGCGGCCCTGAACCGAACCAAACCAACCCCCCCTTCGTCTCTCTAGCTAGAGTTTTGCGCCGTCTttgccgccgcgaggcccgTCCCTCGACGGGAGCAGTTCGAAGCTGCGCACGGGAAGGTCGAGGAATTGGAAGATCTGATGGAACCTGCAGAAAAGGGGTGGAGCAACGTCACCCCTCAAGTCAGCACACGTTCCCTTCAGATCGATACAAgtcttcctcccccctctcccttcCTTCTTTCCTTTCCATCCTCtgtaaaaaaaaaaagggtgTAAAAAATTCACACAAAGATaagaagggaggggggggggatggttGCGGCCCAGCGCACCAACCACCCcgcgcggtggcggtgcggTGGTCAACAGCGAAACAAACAAACatctctcgctctctcacCTGTCGCTCCCAAAGAACGGCTcgctgcgcgccgccttgTTTTCGTTTTTGTCGTTCCGGACGATCATCCAGGGCACGCCGaacgcgccggccgcgttgaCGGCCTGGGAGGCGTGCTTGAGCATGGTCTTGTACGTGTCGCTGCGCTggttggccatgatggctgCTACGTCGTCGGGTGTGAAGAGTGTTGTCGCCGCATCTGCCGCCGTGGTGATGGAAGTCGAtgagacggaggaggagggcgacgatgacgatgaggggGCATCGTCACGACAATGTTGTCCGATGGTGGTAATGGTGCTCGCTCCGGCAAAGTCGGCGGGCACCTGCGCGAgcacctcggccagcacggcctcgtcgcggaggTTTCGAcggggcgtcgccgtccagaAGGAGTGGAAGAGGTAGTGCCAGGTTGTGTGGTAGGCGTGGCGCGGGTGGTGGTCCTTGATGTAGAGGAGGGCGCGGCAGGCCTGCGTTATGCAAGTTAGTGTTGTCGGACACATTGTCATGTCTTCCTCTTTCCTCTCCCTCGCTCTGCTTCTTTCCATACTAAGCACGCCCGTCTCTCTCCTACGCCTGATCTACTCCTTATGTCCTACCCTCTCTCTGTGGAGCTCTCCCCCGCGATACGATTTCGCTCGCAGAGCTGGGGGGGTAGCGGGCGGTAGATACGGGGTGATGGAAAAAGGGGGGGTTTCTGTTTCATCATCGTGCCACTCACCTTTTGCGTCCACCCGAGCTCCAGAAGCTCCCTCAGGTCCTCCGGCAGGACAATCTCCGGCTTGCCAAACGCGGCCTTGGCGCGGCCCGTCTCGTAGTCGGCGAGGTAGTCGCGCTTCTGCTTGCTCACGGCCCAGGGCGGCGTGTTGTCtgcagtacagtatacaagATAAGTACAAAGAAAGGGGCAAACAAAAAAAGATGGCAACggaaaaaaaagaggaaAAATCCAGCGTGtaggcggtggtggcggcggcgcgcgttgGTGGTGAGGGTCGGAAAGGAGGATATCTACCTACCTGCGTTGGATTGCACCACTCCCGCGAACACAGGGTGGAACCTTGGTGTTGCCGGTGTTGTTAGCGACAGAGCAGCAacaaagaaagaaaagacATCATCGTCACGACATatgcgccgccgttggggggcgggcgtcgcaGAGCCTGCGGACGTACTCGACCTCTACGCCATGCCCCCTGAGCGTCTCCAGGTTGCTGACGAGGTAGAAGAAGGCCAGGTAGCTGTAGAAGGAGGCTGCGTCGTGCAAGCTTTAGTAGCCACTATACTGCTGCTATCCCCCCcccagcaggaggagcaagCAAGCGAAGGGGGGATGAAGGGGACCTACAGATGTCGATGTAGCAGTCTATCTTGCCTCCCATCTTGACTATGAGGTACTCCGGGATGCTGTTGCAGATTCTCGCTAAGCGTACAACGGGGGAGACACGTAGCTGACGCCGAGAAAAGTCTTTTAGCAAGTCTCGTGGTCGATGGGCTTCATATATATATGTAATGGTCTGCCATCTGTCCGACGCCACAGTTGAGCTAGCGCTGACGGTGAGAACACACGCAAAGTTCACGGCAAAGGCGCACATGCACATACGGTCTCACTGGGCAACCTGAATCATGTTCATTATCGCGTAAAGAAAAAACAACTCTATACGGCCAGTTGCGTCGTTTTGCTCGACTGGATATACTGC from Purpureocillium takamizusanense chromosome 4, complete sequence includes the following:
- a CDS encoding uncharacterized protein (EggNog:ENOG503PN9E), whose product is MGGKIDCYIDISSFYSYLAFFYLVSNLETLRGHGVEVEFHPVFAGVVQSNADNTPPWAVSKQKRDYLADYETGRAKAAFGKPEIVLPEDLRELLELGWTQKACRALLYIKDHHPRHAYHTTWHYLFHSFWTATPRRNLRDEAVLAEVLAQVPADFAGASTITTIGQHCRDDAPSSSSSPSSSVSSTSITTAADAATTLFTPDDVAAIMANQRSDTYKTMLKHASQAVNAAGAFGVPWMIVRNDKNENKAARSEPFFGSDRFHQIFQFLDLPVRSFELLPSRDGPRGGKDGAKL
- a CDS encoding uncharacterized protein (COG:O~EggNog:ENOG503P3MW~TransMembrane:3 (i115-141o172-191i428-450o)), which gives rise to MASQVPTTLADAPALPPGAVQALATPRPPDAPRRCFICLTDEEPSDPPGSWVDPCPCTLEAHQDCMLSWVTDCERSNKPLQCPVCKSAIELEGPWDLVVAASDAVQRRFTRASPFLLFTGVSMGVQFSLQMYGALALWTFAGKDSLMRFMLGPDMIIDGRTSGNARFIKERIWNALVMMNIAPTLLFSKLLPGLSNKIFLPAASLYGMYHVMHEDDFMTWPPSPQLAVAIFPYIRSVYFNLWKEFVLPYETKLNRQLLGLPPLQEGQNLPQGQNPDQQAANNRQRNAQDRNADGGLVGLLQAVLDALDPDDEPEHLAGANDINRIEALHEGVDALDDEQGGEIMVELRIEEVELDENGDPLVQELPPHPFEDEEPEPHPGAWGEDAPLHAEHEQAEPAALGGAQDDQDQDQGGHEVPQPPPRRMGLSALLSSVSNAIVGALIMPGISYAMGEALRLVLPKAWTSVGPRNPWSRYGMVGRPGLLQQQWGRSLVGGCLYVVLKDAVRVYTKSRRVAAMGNRRVKNVDRRRRDK